The Naumovozyma castellii chromosome 2, complete genome sequence GATAGGTTACGccaaaaatttgaatagtGATTACTTTTCCTAATTGGGTAAATtgtgaaaaattggaaatctCGAAAATAAAGAGTGATATAATAGATCTTAGGCGTCAAATAGAAGATATACGTGTTAGGTATATTACTGGTATTTAGGCACAGTTACTTGGCAAAATATCATTAGAAGAATAATGGCTGATAACAGGAGACGTAGACGTGAAAACAACGATAACTCAGATAGCGAGGATGACTTACCTCCATCATCTCCACAACAGACGGGTAGAGGGTTTGTTCCTATGTCATCACCAATAGGTTCTCCTGCTGAACACGATATGATTAATCCCGAAGGtgctgatgatgaaattcaaGATGATCCCGATATTGATGAAGTGGAAGAACAGATGAATCAGGTGGATCTGTTAGGTGATGATATGTATCAAGATTATGGTGATGATCCTAATAAAGATAGATATGATCTAAATCAAGTGGATGATAGACAACAACATGAATTATCTATCGACGAACGTCGTAGAATTGATGCTCAACTTAATGAAAGAGATAGACTGTTGAGAAACGTCGCATatatggatgatgatgaggaagagCCAGGTGCTGCAAGATTAGATGAAATGGGTTTACCTATTCAAAGACGTAGGCGTAGAAGACAATATGAAGATTTAGAACATAGTGATGATGACCTATTAAGTGATATGGATATTGATCCATTGAGGGAGGAATTGACCTTAGAATCTTTAAGTAACGTAAAGGCTAACAGTTACTCTGAATGGATTACTCAACCAAATGTTGCTAGAACAATTGCAAGAGAACtgaaatcatttttattagaATATACAGACGAAACCGGTAGATCTGTATATGGTGCCCGTATTAGGACACTTGGTGAAATGAACGCAGAATCATTAGAAGTTAATTACAGACATCTTGCAGAATCAAAAGCTATTTTAGCATTATTTTTGGCTAAGTGTCCGGAAGAaatgttgaaaatatttgatctAGTGGCAATGGAAGCTACCGAACTTCATTATCCTGATTATGCTCGTATTCACTCTGAAATTCATGTTAGAATTTCTGATTTTCCAACTATTCATAGTCTCCGTGAGCTTCGTGAATCAAATTTATCTTCTTTGGTTCGTGTAACAGGTGTTGTGACCAGAAGAACAGGTGTTTTCCCCCAACTAAAATATGTTAAGTTCAACTGTATTAAATGTGGGACCATCTTAGGTCCATTTTTCCAAGATTCAAACGAAGAAATTAAGATATCGTATTGTGTTAATTGTAAATCCAAAGGTCCATTCACAGTGAATGGTGAAAAGACAGTATACCGTAACTATCAGAGAATTACCTTACAAGAATCACCAGGAACTGTGCCAGCAGGTCGTTTACCAAGACATAGAGAAGTTATCCTATTGGCAGATTTGGTAGATGTTTCCAAACCTGgtgaagaagttgaagtCACTGGTATATACAAGAATAATTATGATGGTAACCTAAACGCTAAGAATGGTTTCCCAGTTTTTGCAACTATACTTGAGGCCAACTCTGTGAAGAGAAGAGAAGGTAACTCAGCGAATGAGGGTGAAGAAGGTTTGGATGTATTTGGCTGGACCGAAGAGGAAGAACGTGAATTTAGAAAGATTTCCAGAGATCGTGGtataattgataaaatCATATCATCAATGGCGCCTTCTATCTATGGTCATAGAGATATTAAGACGGCAGTCGCATGTTCCTTATTCGGTGGTGTGCCAAAAAATGTTAATGGTAAACATTCCATTCGTGGTGATATTAATGTTTTGTTGTTAGGGGATCCAGGTACTGCCAAGtctcaaattttgaagtaTGTGGAAAAAACAGCTCATAGAGCTGTCTTTGCAACTGGTCAAGGTGCTTCTGCTGTGGGTCTAACAGCGTCAGTTAGAAAAGATCCAATAACAAAAGAATGGACTCTAGAGGGTGGTGCATTAGTGCTTGCAGATAAAGGTGTTTGTTTGATTGATGAATTCGATAAAATGAATGACCAAGATCGTACCTCCATTCATGAAGCTATGGAACAACAAAGTATCTCCATTTCAAAAGCTGGTATTGTTACCACTCTTCAAGCTCGTTGTTCTATTATTGCTGCAGCCAATCCAAATGGAG is a genomic window containing:
- the MCM2 gene encoding MCM DNA helicase complex subunit MCM2 (ancestral locus Anc_8.170), which codes for MADNRRRRRENNDNSDSEDDLPPSSPQQTGRGFVPMSSPIGSPAEHDMINPEGADDEIQDDPDIDEVEEQMNQVDLLGDDMYQDYGDDPNKDRYDLNQVDDRQQHELSIDERRRIDAQLNERDRLLRNVAYMDDDEEEPGAARLDEMGLPIQRRRRRRQYEDLEHSDDDLLSDMDIDPLREELTLESLSNVKANSYSEWITQPNVARTIARELKSFLLEYTDETGRSVYGARIRTLGEMNAESLEVNYRHLAESKAILALFLAKCPEEMLKIFDLVAMEATELHYPDYARIHSEIHVRISDFPTIHSLRELRESNLSSLVRVTGVVTRRTGVFPQLKYVKFNCIKCGTILGPFFQDSNEEIKISYCVNCKSKGPFTVNGEKTVYRNYQRITLQESPGTVPAGRLPRHREVILLADLVDVSKPGEEVEVTGIYKNNYDGNLNAKNGFPVFATILEANSVKRREGNSANEGEEGLDVFGWTEEEEREFRKISRDRGIIDKIISSMAPSIYGHRDIKTAVACSLFGGVPKNVNGKHSIRGDINVLLLGDPGTAKSQILKYVEKTAHRAVFATGQGASAVGLTASVRKDPITKEWTLEGGALVLADKGVCLIDEFDKMNDQDRTSIHEAMEQQSISISKAGIVTTLQARCSIIAAANPNGGRYNSTIPLAQNVSLTEPILSRFDILCVVRDLVDEEADERLATFVVDSHLRSHPENIDGNLTGEGQPDGDENMDGNNEDGVEPLSARQRRLQSQKKKEEEISPIPQELLMKYIHYARTKIHPKLHQMDMDKVSRVYADLRRESISTGSFPITVRHLESILRIAESFAKMRLSEFVSSWDLDRAIKVVVDSFVDAQKVSVRRQLHRSFAIYTLGQNQTR